The genomic stretch AGAAGGTGTTGCCATCGTGAAGTTTTGGGTGGAGAGGTTTTCCTATACGATCAGTGCTGAGCCTGCTAAAATCACcattttgtcattcaattcatTTGGCCTCCTATACTATAGCTTTATACACAAGGGTAGTCTCTGTTGTACTTCGTCCCAGCTGCCATTGTGAGCACTATTTTTTGTACTAATGCAAGTAAGATGAGAGTCTCTATCATTCTTTTTGACCTCTACGAAGAACACAAGGATGTGCATAAAACACATCATTCGCTCACTGAGAAATGCATAGATGTATCGTCCATTGACTGAAGATATGACCTTCGTCAGTAATTAAAAACGGATACTGAGGCTTTGCCCTTTGTAACTGAAGATTGACTTTATGTGGTTGTGGCTGTGCTTGAGATAGCTTCACCAGGATATATTGTGTTCGTCGTCTCGCAGAGACCGTGGCGGCTGCCTGCAGTCGTCCTGCGCTCCTGTTGAAAGACGCAAAGAGCTTGAGGCTTGATGGTTTATTGGGCTCCTCCCCGGTAAAGATGGGCTTGCCATCGTCGAGTTGCCGTCGCAATTTTGCCTATGGCATATTCGCATTGGTGTGCATGTGGATCCGGCGGCTACTGCTGTGTGCTGTCCTGTGGTTGAGTGGCTCTCAGAGGAGCAACACCATGGGTAAAACGTAAAAGTCCATTGTGTTCAGGGAATGAGTTCTGATGCGTCACGGGTGAGGTAAAAACAGGGACAAGTCTGAACTTGAGCAGCCAATGGGGAGAAGTGCTGTATGGAACGTGGCACTGGGTCTCGAACAAGTGCAATTCGTTCCACGACTTTTTGAGTGCCCGGTGACCGTGTGGAAAACTTTACATGTGGATGACTCCGTCAAGTAAGAAAACcattgcgtcgacctcacctgAAAATGGAGTGTCAGGTGTAAACAAAGCTGAAACCACCACGTCACGCGAAAGGCTATCTCCGGACGTCACGCCCATGATTTTTTGGTTTGTTTCATCGATGAATGGATAGAATTTTGGCGGGACGAATGGGTCGAAACTTCTTTGTACCAGCTTCCTTTGTCTGAAATGACCTAAAGTATTTCTGGTACTGCCCCCATTTAATTTTGTATCACTAGCTCACACATGCTTGCACTATAAGGCAGTTTTTCAAACTTGAAAACCACAGAGATTCAAGCTTCACCTGGAAAGAATTAATCAAAAGAGTGTTGAACTATGTATAGGCCAAGGAAAGTGATCAGTATATATGAACTGAATTTGAGCTGTTTATTTGGTCATCACAGGAGTATATTCTATCCTCTACCACTTGTAGAAGCTATCTGGAATCATGCACTTTGCTGAAGGAGCTCCTACCAGAGAATCATCTGTATCCATCCATCCTTTTCCACAGCCGTCATTTTATTATTCGTCGAATTTCTAGGGCAATGGCGGCTACCACAATACTAATGCTATTTCCCGGAAAAGAAAAACAGCTTTACTTACTAGTGTAATAAAAGTAATCGCTGAAAGGTCAATCCACCACTCAACCACTGTGAAAACGGCGCGCcgtgaattgccatccacaacaccTGAATGAAATCGCATGCACCATTGTACCATTTCCAGAGCCATATGTTTTTCAAAATAACACTACTCTTGTTGCAGCTAATGATCTTTTACCGTATACATTAATTAATTTCCAGTAAAGAATCATTATTGATGTGGCTACATATACTCGTAACTAGAAGCAGTAGTACATGAGATGAGAATGAGATCAAGCTCCAGCTAGCTTTGCACTGTGCCTGAAATGAATAGTACATACAACAGTACATAGGAGAAAAAAATCGCATGCCTAGGCGTAGTACTTGTTCAATACTAGTTCTAGTACAATACTACAATACTTCTTCATCGCACGATCCATTTTAATGCGCATACCCGAATTCTTTCTTCTCATGTCGCCGCAGGTGACGGATCCGTAGACTTCTTAATGATCATCATCAGTTCATTCCGAACTAAAAGTCAATTAGAACTGAGGAAGCATGTGATGGTTGAGGCCGCCCAGCACGGACGTCGTCGTCGCGGGCAAGCCGCCCGCCGGCTGCGGCGCGTCGAAGCACGACCCGTTGAGCctcttggccgccgccggcgggtggATCATCGCGGCGCACTCGTCGTCCGGGCTCAACATGGCCTTGCGCTTCCCGCCGGCGGCCTGGGTCGACGGCGAGTAGATCGTCGTCAGGTCGGGGTGCGCGCTGctgtcgccgccgacggcgaggagcTGGTTGAGGGACGGGTGCACGGCGAGCAGGTCCTGCTCGGCCGGCGTGGTGGTGTCGAAGATCTGCGCGAGCGCGTACTCGTCCAGTAGCTCGGAGATTGAGGGGATCTTCGGAAGCCTCggcagcagcgccggcggctGTGGTATCATCGCGCTGCTGGCGGTCGTGCTAGTTGcaccgctgctgctggtgggcgCGTAGGCGAAGCCGCAGAGGTCGTCGAAGCCGCCGGAGGAATTGGGGTCGTCGTGGTCCAGGTGCTCGTAgtcggcgagcggcggcaccaTCGGCGACGCCTGGCCGGACTTCCTGTAGATCCGGCACAGCACCCAGTCGTCCAGCTGCACGCACCAAGATCGATGTCATCAGCGTCATGTCATGGCCATCGTTGTCAGCGGCCAGCTAGCCGGCCGCCTACCCAACTCGCAAATCATCCACGATACATGCATAGTATTCTAGTGATGATAATATAATGCGTGCGTCTAATTAATTAATCTTGTATCTATGGTTGCGTGCACCGGCAAGCTGCCATTCACGGCGACGCTAGTGCCGCGGTGTGCATGATGATGGGAAGGGCAATTTGGTCAACGAAAAAGCAGTGGCGACCAGCGGCGCGACGACTGGTGCAACGCAGGCAGCGTGCATGCCGCCGGCATGACACACGAATGCTGTTGCAGTCGTTAGGAACGAATCAAATTGGGCACGCGTGCGTGCACGGACGCCATGAGGAGACGAGACTGTGGTCATGGTCGAAGCTCGGAGGTGACGCAATAAGCACACGTACCCTCATGGAGACGTTCCTGAACTTGGATGGCGGGcggtaggcggcggcgagcgggttgttggcggcggcgaggcggtacTCGTGCATGATCCAGTTGGTCTTGGTGCCCCTGGGCGGGCGGCCCTCGTAGAAGACGAGCGCCTTCTTGACGCCGACGCTCTCGCCGGTGGTGGCGTCGTGGATGGGCTTGTCGGTGCCGGTGGCCTTCCAGTAGCCGGACCCCGCCGCGCGGTTGGGCCGGATGCCGTTCGGGTACTTGCGGTCGCGAGGGCTGAAGAAGTAGTACTCGCCGTCGCCGTACAGAGCCTTGGCTGCAGCAGGCGGTGGATCATCGATCAGCTCTGTCGTCGATGACACATCCATGATCATGATGATGATCAAGCAAGCAAGGCAATCGAACTTACATGGGAGGTCCCATGGGTTGAACTTGTAGATGTCGACGTCGGCGATGATGGGGACGGGGCACGGCGCCGAGGCGGCGCGGTTGCGGAGGTAGTGCAGGATGAGCTCCTCGTCCGTGGGGTGGAACCGGAACCCCGGCGGCAGCTGCGAcgtcgccgcctgcgccgcggacatcatctccatccaccgATCGATCCCCTCAACGAGAAGGCTGATCTGAGGGATCAATGGAGAGAGAGAATCACCTCGACAATatggatggatcgatcgatcgagttgGGAGCTACTAGGTAGTAGCTAGACCAGCAGCTCGTGGAAGAAGATCGAGTGGGGAACTGACTGAATGAACCTCTCGGGGACGAAGGGATGGGCCGCTTATATGCTTGAGCCCGCCTTGTCCGTTAGCGTGACGAGGCCGCGGCTGCCGCAGTGGCAGTCTCGCGATTGTGCGGGGGCCCCGGGGGGTAGAACCGGAAAGTACAGCGGGCTGTCGTTTGATTCGTTATTCCTCACGTCCGGCATGACTCGTGGGGGCGTGTGGCGTCAGCTGAAGGTTGGGGGGGAATGAATGATCGGAGGACGTTGCAGCCAACGGCGCCCGGCGGTGGTGACCGGCCCAGCCACCGCAGGCAGCGCTGCCTGCTCATCAATCTCCTGTGATATCTCTCCGCCATAACTGCTGCTTGCTATCTTCCTTAAAACTGCAGCGTGATTGGTTCGTCGAGTGCCAACATATCCAGCAGGCAGGCAGCTGCCTGCTTACACTGTGCTGCGCGCCTGCTTAATGCTAGATGGTAGTAGTATCTCTGGGACGTGAGGGTACAGCTAGCTTCACTCAACGGTCCATGCATGATTTGCGCATGCGTAAGTGGTTTTAGCACAAGTATTAGCTAGTAGACGTTGAACGAAAAAGACTCGACCATATCACAGAAAGTTATTAGTTTACAATAAGGAGACACTAAATAAACATACTATATGTTCGCCTTTTCCTAGCTTGTACATGCATATAGGTCTCAAGACGTGTACTAGCTAGGTACCATTAATTTTCATCCGACTTATTGTATACAGTATACCAAAGAATTGCAAGCTCGTGCAGCGCAGAAACCAGCTTGTTCTTGTGGTATACTGCAGTATAGTACGTGCATGTGCTTTCGCGAACATTTAAATTTGCGACCATGCGAAAATCGAACAGAGTACCGGCCGGTGTGATTTTTCAACGCTAAGCCGTGGTGAACATGTTCTTGCGCCGATAATTAATAAATATCAGGAATTATTCATACGTCACATCCAATGGGTGGGGCTTCCATTGCattgctagctagctagctgtacTGGATAAATGAATGAACTCAGCGGGGCTGCTGGTCCTTGTCCATCCAAAGGCCAAACTCTCCCTTAACTCCACGACTCAAGTGGGCACGTATActtgttggagtataagtgaattgcctaCGTCTTCTTATTAGCTTAAGCTTTGGGGTTGCGCATCTCTCCTCATCAGCTTAAACTTTtaggttgaactggttggtgcatgcaacttaaTATGGTATCAAGGCCAGAGGTCTCGAGTTCGAATCCTGGCGAGcgcgattaaataaaataatttcaACCCACTCCAATCTCCACGTATGCGGCCTGAGGGAGCCTGCACGTGAAGGGAAGTGTGTATATTTAGATCTTGTAAGGAGTACACATACATACTATCAGTCCGTCACTTCGATAAAATTACTTGATATATGCATAGAAAAAACGTTCAACAAAAAACCTGAGTACATATGATAAAAATGTACTTTATTGGAAAAGTGAGTATCTGAATTATCAACacattttcttttatatatatatatatccattTTCCATAAATTAATATTTAGATTTCCCGAGTTTCTTTTTTCAAATGGCTGATAGCCATTGTTcatttttcacatttttcttAAGTGGACGAGTGTTTTAATTTATAGTTTAATCATTCCCCGAGGTTGAAAATAAATTAGTAAAAGAATTTCAAACCATCATCATCCAGTCTCCATGAATACTGAATAGTTATAGAATTGTCTCAATTAGAAATGATGAATTATCTGAATTTGACTAAAAACTCCTAGCCATTTGAGAAGTTTATCATTAGAAATGTTCTGgaaattctaaaaaaactcCTAGCCATTTGAGAAGATTCTAAAGAAAATGACTTGGGAAATCTTGTAGTCAATATCATCAAGCTGTACGCATGCATGAAGTACCCGGTAGCCATGCAAGCGTGTGGTGTCATCAGAGCTTAGCTAAGCCTAATGTAGGTGCGCGTGCTCAAGTCGAGATTACCTACAGTACGTCGTCTGGATGCACCAAACATCTGCTTGGCAACTAACTGATCACAAAGAATCCATCTCTCTCCGAAAATATATATGTGGAGCCAGTTGAACAAGccaaacaacacatcaattGCCAAGAGATTTGTATGGTAATGAAAGGCAGGTCAAGCACCCGATCAAATCCCAACTCGGTCGTCAATGGACAGGTCGGGACCATCTTATCAAGAGAATGCTTATTCTTAGCAAGCAACGTGTTAACGTTAACGGCATATGGTATCTTGCCAAAAAGCCTGGGCCCCGTAGCCTTTTTCCGCGCAGAGGCTAGCTAGCGCTGCAGACAAGATCGATCGAGAGCGCGCTAGCTAGTTGGTGTCAGTAGCAGCAGAGGCATGTACGACTCGTCAAAGCAAAGTGGACAGCGGCTAAGCATCTAGCCATAGGGATCAAAGCCAGTAACAGGCAAGCTGCACATGGCTATGGCTGCTGTGGCACGCACGCGCGATGCAACAGCGACATGCTCCGATGATCCGGAGTCGCCGTCGCTGTAACTTGCGTTGGCGGGCGGGCTGGCGCGGTTAGTCATCCCGTCGTCGCTGCCGGCGGTGGGCACGTGTCGCCGTGCGCGCCCCGCCACCTGTGGATCGGAAGACGATGGATGATGGCGATCCATGGCGAGGCGGactcgaggaggaagaggaactcTTCCTCACTACTCCACTTGCCAAAATTGACATCCATCTCTGATCTCCAATCCATGAGGTGAGACGCCGGTGAGGTGACGTACGATGGGGCTCCTGTGCTAGATCATCAGTGCGTATACGTCAAAGGAGGATCCGAGTGACCTTTTAAATTCCTGATTGGTGAGAATTATTAAGCAGATAACAAAAATAACGAAGCAACTGGTATCAGTATGTATATTTAAGGAATGAATCAACGGAAAATGATGAGAAGAGGATAGTACAGATAACTGAACTTTTTCAGCATGTTTGGTATAGCCCatgctgtgtgtgtgtgtgtgtgtgagagagagagatgcattGCAGAGGGAAAAGGAAATGGATAAACATTGCTGCTGGTGAGAATAAACTACTAAGGGATGTGGGGAATTCAATTGCATGAAGAAAGCGGTTTGATGCTGACGACGACCCTCCCTGGCGCATATTACCACTCCCTGCTGCATCTGTCATGTCTTGACCAGTACTACCTTCTATCTCGTTGCTGCTTCAGCCGCCAGCCACACAAGTTGGAAACTAAAGATTGGTCGATGCGTCTCGATTGGATTCAGCGTGACCTGCTGTGCTATCGACTAGAAAACTTCAAGATTCTGATAATAATATGAGTTTTATTGCGTGAATGAAAATTCAGAGAGAAAATCGCACCGACAGATACACAGTTGTCTTCTCTTTTGGTCAGAATTAGCATATCATCAGAACTGCTGTGCCTGGACCTTTGATCCAACTTGGGCAGTCAACAACTTAGATGGTGGTGCTGATAACTCTGTCCCTCTAc from Setaria italica strain Yugu1 chromosome II, Setaria_italica_v2.0, whole genome shotgun sequence encodes the following:
- the LOC101757783 gene encoding NAC domain-containing protein 48, whose translation is MEMMSAAQAATSQLPPGFRFHPTDEELILHYLRNRAASAPCPVPIIADVDIYKFNPWDLPSKALYGDGEYYFFSPRDRKYPNGIRPNRAAGSGYWKATGTDKPIHDATTGESVGVKKALVFYEGRPPRGTKTNWIMHEYRLAAANNPLAAAYRPPSKFRNVSMRLDDWVLCRIYRKSGQASPMVPPLADYEHLDHDDPNSSGGFDDLCGFAYAPTSSSGATSTTASSAMIPQPPALLPRLPKIPSISELLDEYALAQIFDTTTPAEQDLLAVHPSLNQLLAVGGDSSAHPDLTTIYSPSTQAAGGKRKAMLSPDDECAAMIHPPAAAKRLNGSCFDAPQPAGGLPATTTSVLGGLNHHMLPQF